In Paroedura picta isolate Pp20150507F chromosome 1, Ppicta_v3.0, whole genome shotgun sequence, the following are encoded in one genomic region:
- the LOC143826977 gene encoding serotriflin-like isoform X1, with product MLLPTLFLFLAVGLQAGASSESGVSSEVQKEIVDTHNEMRRNVNPTASNMLKMVWNKSIADNAKKWADNCSLTVSPNEMRTIDGVLCGENVFMASYPSSWSNAIQEWHDAGSNFEYGVGAIDPKKSIYGYTQIVWYNSYQVGCAVAYCPHVSFPYFYVCQYCPAGNIVSQLVTPYKKGPSCGDCPNNCENKLCTNPCKHVDVFPHCQQLLQLFSCTEKVMTGNCLATCNCQAEIK from the exons ATGCTTCTTCCAACCTTATTCCTGTTCTTGGCTGTTGGGCTACAG GCAGGCGCATCATCAGAAAGCGGAGTCTCTTCTGAGGTCCAGAAGGAAATTGTCGACACACACAATGAAATGAGGAGGAATGTGAATCCAACAGCCAGCAACATGCTGAAAATG GTCTGGAACAAGAGCATCGCTGACAATGCAAAGAAATGGGCCGATAACTGCAGCTTAACAGTCAGTCCCAACGAAATGCGAACTATAGACG GAGTTTTATGTGGCGAGAATGTATTCATGGCCAGTTATCCCAGCTCCTGGTCGAATGCAATCCAAGAGTGGCATGATGCAGGATCCAATTTTGAGTATGGCGTTGGGGCTATTGACCCAAAGAAGAGCATTTATGGTTATACCCAG ATTGTTTGGTATAATTCATACCAGGTTGGATGTGCTGTCGCTTATTGCCCACATGTGAGTTTCCCTTACTTCTACGTCTGCCAGTACTGTCCTGC AGGGAACATCGTAAGCCAGTTGGTGACACCCTACAAAAAAGGTCCATCCTGCGGAGACTGTCCCAACAACTGTGAAAATAAACTGTGCA CCAATCCCTGCAAGCATGTTGATGTTTTCCCACACTGCCAACAGCTACTTCAACTGTtcagctgcacagagaaagtTATGACTGGCAATTGTTTGGCCACTTGTAACTGCCAAGCAGAAATTAAATAA
- the LOC143826977 gene encoding serotriflin-like isoform X2 — translation MRRNVNPTASNMLKMVWNKSIADNAKKWADNCSLTVSPNEMRTIDGVLCGENVFMASYPSSWSNAIQEWHDAGSNFEYGVGAIDPKKSIYGYTQIVWYNSYQVGCAVAYCPHVSFPYFYVCQYCPAGNIVSQLVTPYKKGPSCGDCPNNCENKLCTNPCKHVDVFPHCQQLLQLFSCTEKVMTGNCLATCNCQAEIK, via the exons ATGAGGAGGAATGTGAATCCAACAGCCAGCAACATGCTGAAAATG GTCTGGAACAAGAGCATCGCTGACAATGCAAAGAAATGGGCCGATAACTGCAGCTTAACAGTCAGTCCCAACGAAATGCGAACTATAGACG GAGTTTTATGTGGCGAGAATGTATTCATGGCCAGTTATCCCAGCTCCTGGTCGAATGCAATCCAAGAGTGGCATGATGCAGGATCCAATTTTGAGTATGGCGTTGGGGCTATTGACCCAAAGAAGAGCATTTATGGTTATACCCAG ATTGTTTGGTATAATTCATACCAGGTTGGATGTGCTGTCGCTTATTGCCCACATGTGAGTTTCCCTTACTTCTACGTCTGCCAGTACTGTCCTGC AGGGAACATCGTAAGCCAGTTGGTGACACCCTACAAAAAAGGTCCATCCTGCGGAGACTGTCCCAACAACTGTGAAAATAAACTGTGCA CCAATCCCTGCAAGCATGTTGATGTTTTCCCACACTGCCAACAGCTACTTCAACTGTtcagctgcacagagaaagtTATGACTGGCAATTGTTTGGCCACTTGTAACTGCCAAGCAGAAATTAAATAA